A single Bacillus sp. OxB-1 DNA region contains:
- a CDS encoding alpha-ketoacid dehydrogenase subunit beta, with translation MAVLSYIDAITLAMKEEMERDENVFVLGEDVGRKGGVFKATTGLYDQFGEYRALDTPLAESAIAGVGIGAAMYGMRPIAEMQFADFIMPAVNQIVSEAAKIRYRSNNDWSCPIVFRAPFGGGIHGALYHSQSVESMFASTPGLKIVIPSTPFDAKGLLKAAIRDDDPVLFFEHKRAYRLIKGEVPDEEYVLPIGKADVKREGDDITIITYGLCVHFALQAAERLAEDGISAHILDLRTIYPLDKEAIIEAASKTGKVLLVTEDNLEGSVLSEVSAIIAENCLFELDAPIKRLAGPDIPAMPYAPTMEKFFMVNPDKVEKAARELAEF, from the coding sequence ATGGCCGTATTATCTTATATCGATGCCATCACGTTGGCGATGAAAGAAGAGATGGAACGGGATGAAAATGTCTTCGTTCTCGGAGAAGACGTGGGGCGGAAAGGCGGCGTCTTCAAAGCGACGACCGGGCTCTATGATCAATTCGGCGAATATCGCGCTCTCGATACTCCTTTGGCGGAGTCGGCCATCGCGGGAGTCGGGATCGGGGCAGCAATGTACGGCATGCGTCCGATCGCCGAAATGCAGTTTGCGGATTTCATCATGCCAGCAGTCAATCAAATCGTTTCCGAAGCGGCCAAAATCCGATATCGGTCAAATAATGACTGGTCTTGTCCGATCGTCTTCCGAGCTCCTTTCGGCGGCGGTATCCATGGTGCCCTGTATCATTCACAATCGGTGGAATCGATGTTCGCGAGCACGCCGGGGTTGAAAATCGTCATTCCTTCGACGCCATTCGACGCGAAAGGTTTGTTGAAAGCCGCCATCCGTGATGACGATCCAGTGCTGTTCTTTGAACATAAACGCGCCTACCGTCTCATCAAAGGGGAAGTCCCGGATGAGGAGTACGTCCTGCCGATCGGCAAAGCGGATGTCAAACGCGAAGGCGACGATATTACGATTATTACGTACGGATTATGCGTGCATTTTGCATTGCAGGCGGCAGAGCGGTTGGCGGAAGATGGCATTTCCGCGCATATCCTCGATTTACGCACCATTTATCCGCTTGATAAAGAAGCGATCATCGAAGCGGCGTCCAAGACAGGGAAAGTGCTGCTTGTGACAGAAGACAATCTGGAAGGCAGCGTCTTGAGTGAAGTGTCGGCTATCATTGCAGAAAACTGCCTGTTCGAACTCGATGCGCCGATCAAACGGTTAGCCGGTCCGGACATTCCGGCCATGCCGTATGCACCGACGATGGAGAAATTCTTCATGGTCAATCCCGATAAAGTCGAAAAAGCGGCAAGGGAACTTGCGGAATTTTAA
- a CDS encoding thiamine pyrophosphate-dependent dehydrogenase E1 component subunit alpha, protein MAKTRHEELGLTNEEALQIYKTMVTARRLDERMWLLNRAGKIPFVISCQGQEAAQVGAAFALDEKKDWIAPYYRDMGVVLHFGMTPQELMLSAFAKAEDPNSGGRQMPGHFGQRKNRILTGSSPVTTQLPHAVGVALAAKMKEEDFITFVTLGEGSSNQGDFHEGMNFAGVHKLPTVVMVENNKYAISVPVEKQLACEHVADRAVAYGMPGVTVDGTDPLEVYKVVKEAADRARSGKGPSLVEAVCYRLTAHSSDDDHRLYRDAEELAEERKLDPIPKFASYLKEAGVLSDELEQEIDEEIMKTVNEATDYAENAPYAAPEDALLHVYAEEGGDE, encoded by the coding sequence ATGGCAAAGACACGTCATGAAGAGCTTGGTTTGACGAATGAAGAAGCGCTCCAAATATATAAGACGATGGTGACGGCAAGACGCTTGGACGAACGGATGTGGCTGTTGAACCGCGCCGGAAAGATCCCGTTCGTCATCTCCTGTCAAGGTCAAGAAGCGGCACAAGTAGGGGCAGCATTTGCCTTGGACGAGAAAAAAGACTGGATTGCGCCGTATTACCGGGATATGGGGGTCGTCCTCCATTTCGGCATGACGCCGCAAGAGCTGATGCTGTCCGCATTCGCCAAAGCAGAGGACCCGAACTCGGGTGGACGCCAGATGCCCGGCCATTTCGGGCAACGGAAAAACCGGATTTTGACGGGATCTTCTCCTGTTACAACGCAACTACCGCACGCGGTTGGTGTGGCGCTTGCGGCAAAAATGAAAGAGGAAGACTTCATCACGTTTGTGACGCTTGGGGAAGGTTCATCTAACCAAGGGGATTTCCATGAAGGAATGAACTTTGCGGGCGTCCATAAGCTGCCGACGGTCGTCATGGTGGAGAACAATAAATATGCGATCTCCGTTCCGGTGGAAAAACAGCTTGCTTGCGAACATGTTGCGGACCGGGCCGTCGCCTATGGCATGCCGGGAGTCACTGTCGATGGAACCGATCCGCTTGAAGTGTATAAAGTCGTCAAGGAAGCGGCAGACCGGGCACGGAGCGGGAAAGGGCCGAGTCTTGTGGAAGCGGTTTGCTATCGTCTGACCGCCCACTCATCGGATGACGATCATCGACTGTACCGGGATGCTGAAGAATTGGCGGAAGAGCGGAAACTGGATCCAATCCCGAAATTCGCGTCCTATTTGAAAGAGGCGGGTGTCCTCTCAGATGAACTGGAACAGGAAATCGATGAAGAGATCATGAAAACGGTGAATGAAGCGACGGACTACGCGGAAAACGCACCATATGCCGCGCCCGAGGATGCGCTTCTCCATGTGTATGCCGAGGAAGGGGGAGACGAATAA
- the lpdA gene encoding dihydrolipoyl dehydrogenase: MAQEYDVVILGGGTGGYVAAIRAAQLGLKTALVEKGKLGGTCLHKGCIPSKALLKSAEVYDMAKNKAAEFGVDTADVALNFAKVQERKEKIVKQLHNGVQALMKKGKIDIYEGLGRMLGPSIFSPMPGTISVEMKSGEENEMLVLKNLVIATGSRPKTLPGLEIDEEQVMSSDGALSMEALPKSMLIVGGGVIGIEWASMLHDFGVEVTVLEYADRIIPTEDEDISKEMRKLLGQKGIRFVTDAKVLPETLVKSEETVSITAEVNGEQVEYNAEKMLVSVGRQANVEGIGIENTEIEIENGTIRTKPTFQTKESHIYAIGDVIGGLQLAHVASHEGIAAIEHIAGLQREPFDYTKISRCIYSSPEASSVGLTEKQARERGFDVKVGKFPFMAIGKALVNGNADGFVKIVADQSSNDILGIHMIGSHVTDLISEAGLAMVLDATPWEVASTIHPHPSLSEVMGEAALAVDGLAIHM; the protein is encoded by the coding sequence ATGGCACAAGAATACGACGTCGTCATTTTGGGCGGCGGTACCGGGGGCTATGTGGCAGCCATCCGTGCAGCCCAGTTAGGATTGAAAACTGCGCTCGTTGAAAAAGGGAAGCTTGGGGGTACGTGTCTTCATAAAGGTTGCATCCCGAGCAAAGCATTGCTGAAAAGCGCGGAAGTATATGATATGGCCAAAAATAAGGCCGCCGAATTTGGTGTGGATACTGCGGACGTTGCGCTTAATTTTGCAAAAGTGCAGGAACGGAAAGAAAAAATAGTCAAGCAACTGCATAACGGCGTACAGGCATTGATGAAAAAAGGGAAAATTGACATTTATGAAGGGCTTGGAAGAATGCTCGGTCCATCGATCTTCTCTCCGATGCCGGGAACGATATCCGTTGAAATGAAAAGCGGAGAAGAAAATGAAATGCTCGTGCTGAAGAATTTAGTCATTGCGACGGGATCCAGGCCGAAAACGTTGCCGGGACTCGAAATCGACGAAGAACAGGTCATGTCATCAGATGGGGCTCTATCGATGGAAGCGCTTCCAAAGTCGATGCTTATCGTCGGAGGCGGTGTAATCGGCATCGAGTGGGCTTCCATGCTCCATGATTTCGGAGTGGAAGTGACTGTCTTGGAATACGCGGACCGCATTATCCCGACGGAAGATGAAGACATTTCCAAAGAAATGCGGAAGCTGCTAGGGCAAAAGGGCATCCGGTTTGTCACGGACGCCAAGGTGCTGCCGGAAACCCTCGTCAAATCGGAGGAAACGGTGTCGATTACTGCGGAAGTTAACGGTGAGCAGGTCGAATACAACGCCGAGAAAATGCTCGTGTCGGTCGGCCGTCAAGCGAATGTCGAAGGTATCGGAATCGAGAATACCGAGATTGAAATCGAAAATGGAACGATCCGGACAAAGCCGACTTTCCAAACGAAAGAAAGTCATATTTACGCAATCGGGGATGTCATCGGCGGTCTTCAGCTGGCGCATGTCGCCTCCCATGAAGGGATTGCAGCAATCGAACATATCGCTGGATTGCAGCGGGAGCCGTTCGATTATACGAAAATCTCCCGCTGCATCTATTCCAGTCCCGAAGCGTCCAGCGTCGGATTGACGGAGAAGCAGGCGAGGGAACGCGGATTCGATGTCAAGGTCGGAAAATTCCCGTTCATGGCAATCGGCAAAGCGCTTGTCAATGGCAATGCGGACGGATTCGTAAAGATTGTTGCCGATCAGTCCTCCAATGATATTTTGGGAATCCATATGATCGGTTCACACGTCACTGATTTGATTTCCGAAGCGGGCTTGGCAATGGTGCTCGATGCGACGCCATGGGAAGTCGCTTCCACAATCCATCCGCACCCTTCCCTGTCGGAAGTGATGGGGGAAGCTGCCCTGGCAGTGGATGGCTTGGCAATTCATATGTAA